CATCGGTGCCACCCAGCGGCGCGAATTCACCGTCATCGGTGATGCGGTCAATCTCGCCTCCCGCATCGAGGGCCTGACCAAGCATTACCGCGCACGGGTGCTCGTCGGGGAATCCCTGGCCGGCATGCTCGAAGGCGCATTCATCCTTAGGTCCGTCGGCCGGATGGTGGTCAAGGGCAAGACCAAGTCCGTGGGCATTTACGCCGTGCTGGCGGAAAATGGCAGCGAGGCAGCCGCGGAATATTCACCCAGCTGGCTTCTCCGTTACGAGGAAGCCTACCGCGCTTTCACCGGGCGGGATTTCGAAGGGGCGGAAAAACGCTTCCAGGACTGCCTCAACCAGGTGCCGGACGACTTCCTCTGCACCCTCTACCTCAATGCCTGCCGGGATTACATCGCGCACCCCCCGCCCGAGGACTGGGATGCCACGGTGGAAATGAAGGAAAAATAAGTCTTTCCCCAAACTTCGCACCTCCCTGCCTCCGCGCCTTTTTTATCCCACTCCAGCAAACCGGGCGGCCTGATAGATCGGATCGATTTCTCGGCCATCCAACAAGGCATCGGCCAACTGCCGGGCCAGAAGCGGGGCCATCATCGCGCCGCGCGAACCCAACCCGTTCAGGGTCCAGACGAAGGGATGTTCCGGGTGAGGTCCGACCGCCGGCAGGCGGTCCTGCAAGATCGGACGGATCCCCACCCGGTGATCAAGGATTTCCGGTCGCGGCGGCAAACCGAGCGCACACCAACCGGCCAGGATTTCTTCCCGGCCTTCGGACGAGGGTCCGGCATCGAATCCGTCCCAGCGATAGGTGGACCCCACCCGGTAAACCCCGTCGCCCAGGGGAATGACAAAATGACCGCGCATCCACACGGCCCCTTCCGGTCCTTGGTGGGAGCGAACAGTCAGGATTTCGCCCCTGGCCGCCTTCCAGGGCAAGCGGGTGAACCAGGGATCACCCCCGCTGTGGCCCGGACATAAAATCAGGTGGTCGTAGCCCTCCCCCCTCCACTTCCACCTCCACCTCAACGCGTGGCGGTCTGTTTCGATTTCCCGGTGATCCACCACGCCCCGGACCAGGGGAATCCCGGCCCGCTCCAGCACAGCGGGTAGGCAACCGTAGTCGAACCATCCCCCTCCACGGATGCGCACCCCACCGAAGACCAGGCGACCACCTTCCGTCTCGGGCAATGTTTCCGTCCACGCGGCATAGGCCGGATCCCGCTTCCGCCTGTCCCATCGCTCCCGTTCTCCTGCATCACGGAAAAAACGTTCGATCGGCATCGGATGCCAGACCGGACGCCCAAGCCTTGCGGTGATGCCGGAGAATGTTTCCTCCGCGGCGGCCAGGAATCGTGCGGTCCCGGGAAGAAGGGTCAGACGGATGCCGGTGACCGGATTGACCAAACCCGCCGCTGCGCGTGATGCCGAGGGGCGCAAGGGATCGTCGCCCACCACCACATGGACCCCCCTCTGTTGGAGCTCCAGGGCCGTGAGGGTTCCCGCAATGCCCGCGCCAACGACGAGGATGCGCATGGAGGCGGCAGCGGGTGGAACGGCGCGGGGCGGTGCCCCGGCCCGGTGGAATCAAACTTCTTCGGAACCTTCCGCAGCGGCGGCAAGGGCCAGGCCGGAGAGCAGAATGACCAGACCGACGGCGGCCAGGAACCACAGCACGGGCCGGAGGATCGGCACGGTGTTCATGACCACATTCAACCCGGTGAGCGCGGCACAGGTGGCGGCCATGCCCCCGCCCTTGACCGCTATGATGTAACCGAGGACTTCCTGTGCTTTCATGGGACGAAAATGCCCCGCCAGTAGCCCTTGGCAAGCGGGAACTGGACCCCGGTCCGGGCCGACGAGATCCATCTTTCCCGTTGGCAGAAAGAGAGCAACCGCTACCTTGACCCGCGTGCTATTCAAGCAACGGTTGAACGCCGCCCTCGGTTACATGAATCTCGACATGACCGGAGAGGCCCTGGCCGAGTTGGATTCCCTCCCGCCGGAGGAACTCCACCTCCCGGAGGTCTACGCCGTCCGCACCGCCATCCTGATCCGCCGCCGCGATTGGGAAGGGGCGCTCGACCTGGCCCGCAACCTTTGCCGCAGCCATCCCGACCAACCCTCGCCCTTCCTGGATCTGGCCTTTTGCCTGCATGAACTCCGGCGCACCGAGGAGGCCAAACAAACCCTCCTCGCAGGGCCCCCCATCCTCCGGCAAACCGGCATTTTTTTCTACAACCTGGCCTGCTACGAAGCCCAACTGGGGAACCTCGGCCCGGCCCGAGATTATCTCAACCAGGCCGTGCGGATGGACGAACGTTACCGGGAAATGGCGCTGGGCGATCCCGATCTGGACCCTCTCAAAAATCCCCCCCAAGACTGATTCCCATGCGTGCGGTCATTCAGCGTGTCCGTTCCGCCGAGGTCCGCGTGGGAGAGGAAGTGACCGGCAAGATCGGCCATGGCCTGCTCATTCTGCTGGGAGTCGAAGCCCGCGACCAGAATGGGGATGCCGAATGGACGGCCCAAAAAACCCTCAATCTGCGGATTTTTGAAGATGCTGAAGGCGTGATGAACCGCTCGGTCCTCGAATCCGGCGGCGGGCTGCTGATCGTCAGCCAGTTCACCCTTCTCGCCAGCACCCGCAAAGGCAACCGCCCCTCCTACCAGCAGGCCGCCCGGCCGGAAATCGCCGTGCCCCTTTACGAATGGTTCGTCGCCCGTTGCCGGGAATGGAGCGGGCGGGAAGTGGCCACCGGAAGATTCGGCGCCGACATGCAGGTCCATCTGGTCAACGACGGCCCGGTCACCATCCTCCTGGATTCCCACCTGAGGGAGTAGGCAACGTGGCGAGTGTTGAGTTTTAAGAATTAACTTTTTAAGCGGGGATATTGATTGCTTCCTTGCTTAAACTTAATACTTACAAACTTAATACTTTGTTAGTCCACGATCTCCACCAGGGTGCCGACCTCGACCTTGGAGAAAAAGGCCCGTGCTTTTTCATAGGGCATGCGGATGCAGCCGTGCGAAGCGGGATATCCGGGAAGGACGCCGGCGTGGAGGCCGAAATCGCCGCAACTCAGCCGCATGAAAAACGGCATCGGGGCATCTTCATAGAGGGTCGATTTCCAATCGCGGTATTTGTTGGTCACCACATAAGAGCCTTTCGGCGTTTGGAAGCCGGGCCGGCCCGTGGAAACGGGTGAAGAGTCCACCGGGTTGCCGTCCCGGTAGAGGGTGGCCCGCTGGCGCCGCAGATCGACGCGGACCAGCAGGGACTGGTCGGACGGATCCTTGCCCAGGAGGAGACGGACCACGGCGGTGTGCTGATTGCGCCCGGCCAACCAGATGGCCTCGGTTTTGTGTCGGCGGGTTTCCGCGCCGGGATCGGCTCCAGCTTCCAAAAGCAAGCGCGCCGC
This window of the Candidatus Methylacidiphilales bacterium genome carries:
- a CDS encoding FAD-dependent oxidoreductase, with translation MRILVVGAGIAGTLTALELQQRGVHVVVGDDPLRPSASRAAAGLVNPVTGIRLTLLPGTARFLAAAEETFSGITARLGRPVWHPMPIERFFRDAGERERWDRRKRDPAYAAWTETLPETEGGRLVFGGVRIRGGGWFDYGCLPAVLERAGIPLVRGVVDHREIETDRHALRWRWKWRGEGYDHLILCPGHSGGDPWFTRLPWKAARGEILTVRSHQGPEGAVWMRGHFVIPLGDGVYRVGSTYRWDGFDAGPSSEGREEILAGWCALGLPPRPEILDHRVGIRPILQDRLPAVGPHPEHPFVWTLNGLGSRGAMMAPLLARQLADALLDGREIDPIYQAARFAGVG
- a CDS encoding tetratricopeptide repeat protein; translation: MLFKQRLNAALGYMNLDMTGEALAELDSLPPEELHLPEVYAVRTAILIRRRDWEGALDLARNLCRSHPDQPSPFLDLAFCLHELRRTEEAKQTLLAGPPILRQTGIFFYNLACYEAQLGNLGPARDYLNQAVRMDERYREMALGDPDLDPLKNPPQD
- the dtd gene encoding D-aminoacyl-tRNA deacylase; amino-acid sequence: MRAVIQRVRSAEVRVGEEVTGKIGHGLLILLGVEARDQNGDAEWTAQKTLNLRIFEDAEGVMNRSVLESGGGLLIVSQFTLLASTRKGNRPSYQQAARPEIAVPLYEWFVARCREWSGREVATGRFGADMQVHLVNDGPVTILLDSHLRE